In the genome of Onychostoma macrolepis isolate SWU-2019 chromosome 10, ASM1243209v1, whole genome shotgun sequence, the window attgctgagcaagtgatgtaatgctatatttctccaaatctgttctaataaagaatcaaactcatctatatcttggatagcctattttaattttttggataAGATATTCTTTGAAGTACTGAGGTTTAATATTTAGGATTCACTAATCAGGTATCACTCACAGAGAAGAGGGGCGGCTCCTTTGGATGCGGGTGGAATCCTCTTTGTTTGCAGGAACAGATCTCGTCCATCCCGTAGTCTGTCAACCGAAAGTAGCCAGTCCTGGAGCATAAATTATCAGACTGTTATTTTTCTGATATGCGTGCTAACTATCACTCAAACCAAGTAACACGGCATATAGCTAAAAACGTACTCATTAAATTTAGGTGAGCACACAATGGCTATAGACTCTGGAAGCATGATTTGATAAGAGCAATGTGTGTGCAGGTCCACACTGGATAAAAAGGCCGTCTGGGTCGGGTGGgtcttttataaaaaaaaaaaaaaaaagagattgattATTCTCAAGACACATAATTACAGTGATACTgttaaaaaaagtcatgtgactatACAGAAAACATCATACATGAATCCAGCCCAGTGTAATGAGATCATTCTGATCCTGGATTAGGAACAGTTCCTCCTCGTTCTCAGTGTCACAGTAATCTGGTCCTCCACTCTGCTTGGGTACGATCACGTGTGTCACTGTGAAGGCGTTCTTCATCTGTGGATGAAGACAAGCAAACTGTTTTGTGATTTGCTCATCATAATACGGATTTCCTCAGAAATGTTATTAAGGTTGCagtttgatgggttttttttgtcatttttttgaaagacattaatacttttattcagcaggaaTGCATTAATTCTatcaaaaattacagtaaagacctttaaaatgttacaaagttttaatttcaaacaaatgcttttcttttgaattttctattcatcaaagaatccagatttttttttttacaaaaacaagaagcagcaaaaacttttatcaatcctgataatgataataataataataataataatatccattattaatatttgagcTCAATGataattgtaaatataatcttaaaaatataataaatataatctcatacattttaaatttatacaaatagttatttaaatttaatatatcaCAAAACtactatttttactttatttctgatcaaataaatgccttaTTGAGTATaagagacatttaaaaaatattaatggccccaattttattttattattttatcatcaattttttaaaatgaactaaGACATTGAAGGTAGTATAAGAGATATTACCATCATGCATACATacaatgtaataatttaatatttatattacaataaagATGTGCTAATAAAGATGtgcttaaattatattattaatagtaaatgattaatacattatgacaatattttttgtattagcTCTAATTTCAGTGGCTAATTAAAAATTATGGAATTACGGTAATGTTTTCTCTGTATTAAAAATGTCCATATTAATACATAAACAGTCCAAAAGCCATTACGTGAACAAGAATTTTGTGGTAAAATCTGCTTAttgttatgaaaaaaaaaattataataaaaaatctaaatggcataaaaatagactttatttacttttttttttttctttagattttGACTGAAATATAGCCTAGTTTAAGTGGGATTTACCAAAATGGatagcaaaaatgaaaaaacttaGTCTGCATGTGTCTGAGCATGTTCTGGACGTACCAGCTTGCCACAGAGAATCCCACAGGTCTCCACGGCCCGTGCTGTGTTGGCATCTGCTAGCTTTAAAAACCTTTGGCACAGCTCGGCCGGCACAAAGAGCTGCCGCAAGCCGTTTACCAGCGCACCTAAGAAAACGCATATAATCTCAACTTAACGACTGGACAATTGTAATGCATGTAGGTCAGcaatgaacaaggaagtgcaaACTGAGAGGCCTCACTGTGTCCTGCACTGACTGGAACACTAGGCTTCAGTGAGCGGTCAAACGCTGGGAGGGGTGAGGTTTGAGAAACGTGGTTCGGGGTTCCTCCAGGGCTCGTGGGAGGTGAAAACGAGGCCTGTGGAGGTCCTTGTACATCAGACACCAGGAGATCTCGGGGAGAGCTGGGTGACGCCGGGATGCCAAACTCCTGCACGACGCGCTGGCGCTCCTTCTCCAGCTCCTGCCTGCGGATCCTCTCCTCAAAGGCACTGAACTGCTCGTGCTCGCGCTGACGCTGCTGCTGCTCGCGCTGACGCTGCTGCTGCTCGGCCAGTCTCTGCTTCTCGGCGTCCTGCTCCCGCTGCTTGGCCACTTCTCGAGCCTGGGCCTCATCCTCCACTTGCTGCCAGGAGTCACACACCCATCAATAAACACTATTACTTGAACTAGTTTGTGGGTATCATTTAAGAAAGCTCTGTAACCCACCTTTTGGACGAGATATTCAGCATTTTCTTTGTCGTACTGCTTGAGAAGCAGCTTTTTCAGTTCCTCAGCTTTCGGAAAAGCAACTTCCTTTAATTTCTAGCATGGAATAAATAAGGGATATTCATTAGCTTGAGTTATTCTCTCACATTTGGCATGCATTATAATGCTTTAACTTTCCCCAGCAAGAGGAAAATCACATCTTACcctcattgtttctttcttctCAGGAATGTTGGCTGTTTTGTATTCACGATGTTTAGGAAGTTTTTCAATAAACAACCTAAAAGGaagtaaaatgcattatttattatttattaaaacattatttattattttacaaatgttatcttttaataataatattttatacatatttattatttatataatatttcatagtattatattaacttattatatttttattaatatgatttttaatatatttagttttgatGTTTAATAAATGCTTATTTCTAGTATATTAAGAAATTTATTtctagtaaataaaataaataacacatggTGTTAAAATGTAAGGAAGCTTTTCAAAAATGGAAgcaaaataataagaatatttttatcattaaaataatctatTTTTATGAGTATAttcataacaataaaaatatacctataaagtgggggaaaaaatatatttgatcccctgctgattttgtacgtttgcccactgccaaaaaaatgatcagtctataattttaatggtagatttatttgaaaagtgagcgagaataacaaaaaaaaagaaaacgcatttcaaaaaagttataaattgatttgcattttaatgagtcaaataagtatttgatcccctatcaatcagcaagatttctggctcccaggtgtcttttatacaggtaaggagctcttaaagggagtgctcctaatctcagtttgttacctgtataaatctgtccacagaagcaatcaatccaTCATAtcccaaactctccaccatgaccaagaccaaagagctgtccaaggatgtcagggacaagattatagacctacacaaggctggaatgggctacaagaccatcgccaagcggCTTGGtcagaaggtgacaacagttggtgcgattattcgcaaatggaataaacacaaaataactgtcaatctccctcggtctggggctccatgcaagatctcacctcgtggagtttcaatgatcatgagaacggtgaggaatcagcccagaactgcACGGGAGgctcttgtcaatgatctcaaggcagctgggaccatagtcaccaagaaaacaattggtaacacacaaCGCCGTGAAGGAttgaaatcctgcagtgcccgcaaggtccccctgctcaagaaagcacatgtacagcccgtctgaagtttggcaatgattcagaggagaactgggtgaacgTGTTGTGGTcaaatgagaccaaaatccagctctttggcatcaactcaactcgccgtgtttggaggaggaggaatgctgcctatgaccccaagaacaccatccccaccgtcaaacatggaggtggaaacattatgctttggaggtgtttttctgctaaggggacaggacaactgcaccgcatcagaGGGACGATGGAcagggccatgtaccgtcagggccagggccttgaaaatgtatgggtattccagcatgacaatgacccaaaacacacggccatagcaacaaaggagtggctcaagaagaagcacattaaggtcctggagtggccgagccagtctccagaccttaatcctatagaaaatctgtggacagagctgaaggttcgagtttccaaacgtcagcctcaaaactttaatgacttggagaggatctgcaaagagcagtcggacaaaatccctccggagatgtgtgcaaacctggtggccaactacaagaaacatctgacctatacttatttgactcattaaaatgcaaatcaatttataatttttttttaaatgtgtttttctggattttttttgttgttattctgtctctcactgttcaaataaacctaccattaaaattatagactgatcatttctttgtcagtgggcaaacatacaaaatcagcaggggatcaaatttaaaaatttaatttttaagtgcatttaatgtttatttctaattatttgtaataaatagcAAAATCAGTCAAATCAGAGTTTAAACTATTTACACATCctaaattttgtttttgatatAGGGTTGCAAAAATTGCAAatcttataaaataaatagaacatAAAACAGCTCAGcttatataacatttagtttGACCTCTTGACATTGACGATCAATATTTTATGAAAGTTAAGCACCTCTTTTCACTTATCAGtagctgaaaaagaaaaaaaatattgacttTAAGAGTTTAGGCCCTATTTTGTACTGTACTAATGGAAATTTTCCATCAGG includes:
- the stambpa gene encoding STAM-binding protein-like A is translated as MSEHSDFSLPSEERVRALTKLGSSVDVSEDVPPRRYFRSGMEIIRMANIYAEEGNVEHAFILYNKYITLFIEKLPKHREYKTANIPEKKETMRKLKEVAFPKAEELKKLLLKQYDKENAEYLVQKQVEDEAQAREVAKQREQDAEKQRLAEQQQRQREQQQRQREHEQFSAFEERIRRQELEKERQRVVQEFGIPASPSSPRDLLVSDVQGPPQASFSPPTSPGGTPNHVSQTSPLPAFDRSLKPSVPVSAGHSALVNGLRQLFVPAELCQRFLKLADANTARAVETCGILCGKLMKNAFTVTHVIVPKQSGGPDYCDTENEEELFLIQDQNDLITLGWIHTHPTQTAFLSSVDLHTHCSYQIMLPESIAIVCSPKFNETGYFRLTDYGMDEICSCKQRGFHPHPKEPPLFSASQHVTITDGSVTVMDLR